The Methylococcus sp. Mc7 genomic sequence GTCCAGCGTGCCGGCGGTCGTGTATTCGTCGTGCCCACGCTCGCCGGATTGGAAGATCACGCCGGAAGCCGCCGGCCCGATCACGGTGTCCGGCAGCACGAACGACGATCCAGACCAGCCCGTTTGCAAGGCGCAGGTGACGCGCCGCTTCGGGGTTACCGCTTGGAGATACTGCCCCAGCAGCCGGTGGGAACCGGGGTCGATCCGCACTCCCATTGCCAGCAGCTCGCCGCGCAGCTCCTCACCCGATCCGCGTAGCAGCTCCATGGGCATGGCCCACTCTCGCCAGTGCCCCACGGTGTTTTTGAACCGCAGCAGCCGCCCGAAATTGCCCTCAGCCGCATCATGGGTGACCGCATCTATAAATAGGGGAGAGCAAATCCATTGCTGGGTGAGGGTCGAAGGTCCATCGTTCTTCCCTGGTTTGATGCCAAAAAGCCATACTCCAGGTTGATACTTCCTTCCGCCGTGCTCGGTCCAGTCGCCCAGGACCACGAACGCGGGGCGCTCACCTTCAGCCGGGACGGAGGCTTTTTTGCCCGCGCCGTCCGCGCCATCAGGCTGACCTTCGCCCTGGGCGTCGTGATTATCAACTTCCATGTGCAGCAGCTCGCAGACCGCAGCAAGCCCGCACACCGCCGCCATATCATTGAAATCAGTGTGATCAGCCTGCCTGTCAGCCCAGAATTGCGGAACTGCCAGGACTCCGCCCACGGCCCGCGCCGCTTCTGCCGCATGGGAGTCGGGGCAGCCTGTTGTTTTGGCCAAGTCGGCCAGGATCACCAGTTGTGCCGCCGGGTGGCGCTCATGTATCTGCCGCGCCACGGCTTCCAGGTTGCCCGATGACAGCGCGGCGACGACCGGCCAGCAGGTTGCCTGCCGCACGCTCAACACCGTGGCGACGCCTTCGCCAACGGCGATGACTTCGGCATCAGGCTGGATCGGCTCGGGGCTCCAGGATCCTCCGCCTTTGCGGCCTCCGGCAATCGCGGATTTGCGTCCTTGCTCGTCTATAAGCTCTGCCGTGGACAGTTCGCCATCGACGCTGACCGGGGCAATCAAAATGCGCCCGGCCAGCGGATCGCCGCCGGACTTAGGCGCATAGCCAAGTATGGCCCGTACCCGGTCGGCTGGAAGCTCAAGCAGGGCTGGGACCGGCTCGATGCCCTTGCGGACCAGGTAGGGGTGATCCGCCGCCGCCGGACCGGCCTCGGCGGTCAGCCGCGCAGCCTTCCGAGCCGCCTCCGCCCGGCGGCGGGCATCCTCGGCATCGCGTGCTTTGCGGGCTTGCTCGGCTTCGCGGTGGAACCTGGCCAGCTCCTCCGGAGTGTAGTCGCCGCCGGATCGGCCTGCCATCCAATGTCCGCAAAGGCCGGCAGACCAATCCCCGAACACACCTCCTCGTCCATCCGGAAACAGCCTGCACCATCCGGCATCGTTGCCCCGCTTCTTGCCGGTGCCCGGGAAGCGGTGCATTTTTCCGGGTTCGATGATGTCTGGGGGTTCTAGGCCCGAGTCGGAGATTGCACGCTTAAAATCCTCCATGTTCTGCCATTGGGGTTGACACAGCGTAACTTTAGGTTTAACCTTTCCCCCGTCAAACCCATTTGACCATTGGGCCGCGCCGGGATTGTGCCCATGCGCGGTGCTTTGTTTATCAAACATGTGCGCTCCCTTGAGATAACTCCCGGTTATCTCATCTAAAAACAACTCGTGTGCGCCCTGAATCGTCTCAGGGCGCTGCGTTCAGCTACCTTTCTTCCGTTTCCATTTTCTCTTTGGTTTGCGGTGCTGCCGCGAGGGTTTTTGCAGTGGATCGTCCTGTCGGCTCATATAAAAACCTCCGCAACAAGCTCGGCGATTGACAGTATCAGCATGTAGCACCCGGTGGCGGCGAGTATCGCCAGCAAATACCCATTGGCGCTCATTTCTCGGCCACTCCCGGCGATGAAAGCCGAATAAATAGCTCCTCGGCCTCGTCAAAAATCTGCTCGACTCTGCCAGCGACGATTTCAAGCATGTCCCGAATTACGCCGTCATCGATTTTCCCCTCCCCGAACTCCTCGACCGCGAGAAATGCCGAAAGCAATGACGATAGCCGCCTTGCCTCGGCGCGGATACTGTGCAGCGACTCAAGGTCCTGGTCGGTCACCTTCCGACGATTGTTCATCTCAGACATTACCGCGCCCCTCCATTTCGTCAGCCTCCGTGGCCACATTCCAAAGCCCTCGAACTGGGCTTTTTGCCTTACCCAGCTCTGCAATAGCTGATTTGACGCTGCGCTCGATAGCTTTCAGGTCGCGAACGTCCGGGTAATAAACAACCAGTTCGCGGCACAGGATCGCCAACATTTCCAGCCTGTCCGCGAGGTCGAAAACCTCGCGGTCGAGCTGGTCAGCGTCCTGGATTGAGATAAATGGGGTATTGCCCTGATTTTGGCTGGGTGTGTTATCGACCACGATGGTCTCCTGAAGTTTGCTAAGTTGAGAACGCCCATATAGGGCGACTGCGGCGCTTAGCATCTGTTCAGGACAGACTCCGGGTATTGGGTATTCCCCGGAACACCGCAGTCGCATAGCCAGTAAACTCGGTACGCTGTGCGGGAATATGCCGGATGGATTCCGGACATAAAAAATCGCCATGTCTGACGGGTGGCGTTGCCGCCTGAAGGAGTTGCTAAGCTCCGTGCGACACAAGATAGCACCATCACACCAGTTGTCAATACACTCCTTGACGCCGCGTGATAGACTGCCCGCAGGAGGTAACCCAATGGCAACCATCACATTCGACACGCTCAAGTTCTCCAATCGGCTGAAAGCGGCTGGCGTGGCGCCTGCGCAAGCGGAAGCCGAAGCCGAAGCCTTGGCGGAGGTGCTGGAAGTTAACCTCGAGGAGCTGGTGACGAAAGACGACCTGCACCACGAATTGGAGCTGCTGCGCCGTGAAATGCGCGAAATCGAGCAGCGCATGGTCATCAAACTGGGAGGCTTGATGGTCGTGGCGGTCGGCGCCGTCGCGACGCTGGTCAAGCTGCTGTAGGTGCGGCACTGGGTTTTTCCGTGCGCGGCTATCATGCCGCGTCCCCCTCGCTCCACTCCCGGCCTTCTGTCATGGCCCTTTTCCATGCTTGGACCTGAGCTGATGACCACACCACGGCCTTGGCCCCCACCTTTATCGGCCGTGGAAATCTACCCAGCCGGGCCTGCTTGTAGATAAATGTCTTCTTAACCCCGCATTCTGATTCGACTCGGGTGATTTTCCAAAATTCACCAAGGTGTTGCATTGCTGGCTCCGTAGTCAAACGTTACGGGGCCAGAATACCCGCGATGATTTTTGGGTCTAAGGGGCAAAATTAGGAACGGCAATATAAGGAGTTGCTAATTATCTGGCTCTGATCCGTGTCGCTTCGAGTCTCGGCTTCAGCCCGGGTTCCCATACGAGCGTCCAGACCGATTGCACGTCATCAGGGGCGGTCCCGTCGAAAAAAAACGCAATGACGGTCCCATCCTCGGTCTTGTGCACAAGAGCGGTCAGCCCGTAAAAATCCCTGTGCCGCCGCGCCTTGCGCACCTCGATGGCGTCAACGTCCAGCTCTCTTTCGATCCTGTCGTCAGCCCTCGACGGCTTGTCCCCAAAAACGACCTGAGCCGCGAGGCTGGACAACGCAAGAAGTAGCCGCCGGGGAGCATCGCCCTTCCTCCGTCCAGGCTTCCTATCATAAAAATCAACGCCGCTCAGGGTCCCGGTGCCGGGTCCTAGAAACTCGCCGTTGAGGTAGGCGGGGCCTGAGACTTCGACGCCATTAGGGGTTTTTATGAATTGCCGGAACTTGATCTCGACGCAGCGCGTGCCGTCCTTGGATATAAA encodes the following:
- a CDS encoding DUF927 domain-containing protein; translated protein: MFDKQSTAHGHNPGAAQWSNGFDGGKVKPKVTLCQPQWQNMEDFKRAISDSGLEPPDIIEPGKMHRFPGTGKKRGNDAGWCRLFPDGRGGVFGDWSAGLCGHWMAGRSGGDYTPEELARFHREAEQARKARDAEDARRRAEAARKAARLTAEAGPAAADHPYLVRKGIEPVPALLELPADRVRAILGYAPKSGGDPLAGRILIAPVSVDGELSTAELIDEQGRKSAIAGGRKGGGSWSPEPIQPDAEVIAVGEGVATVLSVRQATCWPVVAALSSGNLEAVARQIHERHPAAQLVILADLAKTTGCPDSHAAEAARAVGGVLAVPQFWADRQADHTDFNDMAAVCGLAAVCELLHMEVDNHDAQGEGQPDGADGAGKKASVPAEGERPAFVVLGDWTEHGGRKYQPGVWLFGIKPGKNDGPSTLTQQWICSPLFIDAVTHDAAEGNFGRLLRFKNTVGHWREWAMPMELLRGSGEELRGELLAMGVRIDPGSHRLLGQYLQAVTPKRRVTCALQTGWSGSSFVLPDTVIGPAASGVIFQSGERGHDEYTTAGTLDGWQAEIAGRAAGNPLLMLALSAAFAGPLLAKCNAESGGLHFVGDSSTGKTTLLEAACSVWGGQNYRRSWRATANGMEGAAAMFNDGLLALDEISECDPREVGAIVYALGNGRGKQRASRSGAARRALEMHCHVERRAHHRHNDGRWWTPGQGRAGRAAAGYSGGAGVRMLRRSARLRLRRGAVRCDQAGGDGSPWARWTRLSGAADPRQPRLMRLPGSDQNLAALGRTC
- a CDS encoding DUF1640 domain-containing protein, which encodes MATITFDTLKFSNRLKAAGVAPAQAEAEAEALAEVLEVNLEELVTKDDLHHELELLRREMREIEQRMVIKLGGLMVVAVGAVATLVKLL
- a CDS encoding AlpA family transcriptional regulator yields the protein MQHLGEFWKITRVESECGVKKTFIYKQARLGRFPRPIKVGAKAVVWSSAQVQAWKRAMTEGREWSEGDAA